A window of Candidatus Methylomirabilota bacterium contains these coding sequences:
- a CDS encoding archease, with translation MSDSGFELFETTADVGILAWGKTLEELFANAARGMF, from the coding sequence ATGAGCGATTCGGGGTTCGAGCTGTTCGAAACGACGGCAGACGTCGGGATCCTGGCGTGGGGTAAGACCCTGGAGGAGCTGTTCGCCAACGCCGCCCGAGGGATGTTTG
- a CDS encoding ABC transporter permease, with the protein MNLLVNVRIALRALRVNRLRSALTMLGIIIGVAAVIAMVAVGSGATAQIQEQIRSIGSNIIVVLSGSMTSGGIHVGAGSVLTLSEDDAKAIAGECPAVAFVAPSSRGTAQVVFGNSNWSTVVQGTTPEYLQIRDFTVQSGSPFTWQDVDGATKVALVGQTVAENLFGGTDPLGQIIRIKNVPFTVLGTLAPKGQSASGQDQDDIIMLPISTAKKKVLGVSQANARSVGAILVQARGPTMMKEAEEQVVALLRQRHRLQPEQDNDFTVRNLTEVFAAQEQSAMVMSILLGAIASVSLVVGGIGIMNIMLVSVTERTREIGLRQAVGAKARDILTQFLVEAVTLSLIGGLVGIALGLSVSILISSLAGWSTQVSVVAVLMAFAFSALVGICFGYYPARKAAFLDPIEALRYE; encoded by the coding sequence ATGAATCTCCTGGTCAATGTCAGGATCGCCTTGAGGGCGCTCAGGGTCAATCGACTTCGATCGGCTCTCACCATGCTCGGGATCATCATTGGGGTGGCTGCCGTGATCGCCATGGTGGCCGTGGGTTCGGGGGCCACCGCCCAAATCCAGGAGCAAATCCGAAGCATCGGCAGCAACATTATTGTCGTATTATCGGGCAGTATGACCAGCGGCGGGATCCACGTCGGGGCCGGGTCAGTCCTGACGTTGTCGGAAGATGACGCCAAGGCGATTGCCGGCGAGTGCCCGGCGGTAGCGTTCGTCGCCCCGAGCAGCCGCGGCACCGCTCAGGTTGTCTTCGGCAACAGCAACTGGTCCACCGTCGTACAAGGGACGACGCCGGAATACCTCCAGATCCGGGACTTCACCGTGCAGTCCGGGAGCCCGTTCACCTGGCAGGACGTGGACGGCGCGACGAAGGTAGCGCTCGTCGGCCAGACAGTAGCGGAGAATCTGTTCGGTGGGACCGACCCACTCGGACAGATCATCCGGATCAAGAACGTGCCGTTTACTGTGCTCGGGACCCTTGCTCCCAAGGGTCAGTCAGCCTCGGGCCAGGATCAGGACGATATCATCATGCTTCCCATCTCTACAGCTAAGAAGAAGGTGCTTGGAGTGAGCCAAGCCAATGCCCGGTCCGTGGGGGCGATCTTGGTGCAGGCTCGCGGCCCGACGATGATGAAAGAGGCGGAAGAACAGGTTGTGGCCCTCCTCCGGCAGCGACATCGTCTGCAGCCGGAGCAGGACAACGACTTCACCGTGCGGAACCTCACGGAAGTCTTTGCCGCTCAGGAGCAGTCGGCCATGGTGATGTCGATTCTGCTGGGCGCCATCGCCTCGGTCTCCCTGGTCGTTGGGGGGATCGGCATCATGAACATCATGCTGGTCTCGGTGACGGAGCGAACGCGGGAGATCGGGTTGCGTCAGGCGGTCGGCGCCAAGGCGCGCGACATCCTGACGCAGTTCCTCGTTGAGGCGGTCACGCTGTCGCTGATCGGTGGCCTGGTCGGGATTGCGCTAGGTCTCTCGGTCTCGATCCTGATCTCGTCCCTGGCCGGGTGGTCTACACAAGTCAGCGTCGTCGCGGTCCTCATGGCCTTTGCTTTCTCGGCGTTGGTGGGGATTTGTTTCGGCTACTACCCGGCCCGCAAGGCCGCCTTCCTCGACCCGATTGAGGCGCTCCGATACGAATGA